The DNA segment gagagccacaaccactgagccgccgcggcgatgCATAACATGTTTGATAATAGCCTGGCGCCTATGCACTCAAATCATGATACTCCCGTATTGCGCTGTTGTCTTTGCATTATTTCTCTGCCTGTCTGTGTGCCAGTTCATACATACTCCTGCAGATTTGTCGCCCTAGCACTTGGCCAGCggttgaaaaggaaaaaaaaaatcgtgactCTGTTTCGTCGCCTCTCGTAGAACGCCTGAGGAGACATCACGGAAGTCTGTAAATGACTGCAAATATTTTCTGGAAAAGTCGCAAACAAAATGTGCAATGGGCAATAAAGGAAAAGGAGAAAATAATAAGGGACAGGTAAAGGGGAAATGGGTTCCTTACTAGGCAAAATGGGCTTGGCGACAAACCGACTACATCAGTTTATGGGTAGACCAAGTGAGTTGTTGGTACCTGGGGTATAACATCAAGAAGCGCACATGGCCTGCGGTAGACACCTCGACGGAGGACTTCAGATATCATTCGATCGCGTGGTACTCTTAAAGTGCTCCGAAATCACACAATACACAACTGTTTTAACATTCCGCCTCTACCGAAATGCGTCCGTCGCTACAAGCACTCGAGCAAACAAGCGGAACTCTAGTTCCAAAAGCACAGGAAGATGTAGGCATTCGCGGTACGGGAATAAAGGCTGGTAGGCCCTCCACCTGGCAACGGCTATGCTTAATGTCTGCATTGACGCActttacaaaaatttttgacgcttactCCCAGGCATTGAAGTGGCCCGTCCAAACAGAAAGGCTGCCGCCACTAAAATTATGATGAATTCCAATCACAGATTCGGAGGACCTTTGGATCAACTTATTTCGCTCTGCTCAGAACATGGGTACACAAATCGCAGATTGAGTTCGCGGGTCGCTTTTTCCAATGGCAGACTGCGAGCAGGCTCCTTCCTATTGGCACCTCACTGCCACCCGCTCTGGACCAGACGATGCATGCGCGTGACAGCGCAAGGAATTCGGGTACTTTCTCCGTAAGCGGCAGGCGAACTTCCACGAGTTGGTCCGGCCTGAGCTCGAGTGTTGCAAGCGGAGATTCGGTTCGAGTGCTCTACGCCGGTCTAGGCACTGTGTCGCGGAGCGAGTGGACAGCTCCCAAATCTGAGACTGGCATTCCCCATTATACTTTCACGAGTTTTTGAAATCAAACGATGAGCAGAGCACGAAAGTGGTATGCGCAAGTATTTTGTTCGATTATGCAAGCCAAAGTAGAGGTATATTAGAAAAATCGCGAGTTTCTTAACTAACAACAATAATAGGTTAGTACATTTTTTCTCACTGCAGTCAGCATGCGTCTTTTCGTGTGAAACGCAGGGGGCGCCTATTCTATTACATTTGATGGAATTTCTTATAGCACAATATCATTCCGCGCTATACGCCCACCGAATTCGTCACACAATCCTCCATGCGAGGAAGGAACAAACGCCTCCGGCGTGCACAGTCATCCCGCCGGGCACAGTGTGCGGCCGTCGCAATGACACTGTCATTACTCGCAGTGGCTGCAGgccgaaaagaaaaagaggaagccAAGAATCTGAGAAAAAGAGGACGCAAAAACACCAAAAATCGTGGCGGGCACCGTCATCATACCCTCTGTCTGAGCAGTATTCGGGCCAAAGTACGGCTTTTACCGTCCTTTGCGAACTTTGGCTGCTGCCGCGGGTTTCTTTTATACaacgtgtttcagggaagccggcCACTGTTTTTTAACTATAGCCTTTTTGAGTTATGAAGAACGGTTCTTCTGCAAAGTAATACTACCACTGGTGGAAGACAGGAAACAGAATCATGTCACCTATTAAGGTAACTTAGAAATTTATAATGCTCAAGCTCGGAAGTATTACAGGCATGCACGCGGTTGCAATTACAGGtatatcttttttttctggtttggtttggtttgtgggggtttacagtccctaagcgactcaggctatgagggacgccgtagtgaagggctccggaaatttcgaccacctggggttcttttgcgtgcactgacatagcacagtacacgggtctctagaattttgcctccatcgaaattcgaccgcagctgccgggatcgaacccgcatcttttgggccaacagccgagcgccgtaaccactctgccaccgcagcggctgtatCATGTAAATTGCGAAGTCTTTTTGGAGAATTTTTAACGTGTATAATTTACTTGCCTTAGGAATAACATCGTGTGAACACTGTTGAAAGCGGACGTTATAATCACGCTGAACCATTCTTGAGTCCAGAGGATCATAAGGAGTTGAATCGCTTAAAGACAAATGAATTTTTTCATCATAGCCAACTGTCATGACAAAATCGAAACATGTGGTATGCTCGAGTATAAAAAAAATGGAATTCTTTTCTAGATATTTCGCCTATTGTGCCTCATTTTCCTCACCCATAGATATATACCTCGCGCTAATTCGCATTCTACACGCACTGTATATTAGAAACCAGCGGTCAAAAGCATTGCATCTATTAACGTCTTGATTTTGTTTCAATTTGAATCGTATGTTACCAGATTAACGCTACTGAGAATTTACATTGCTGTGTTGAGGAAAGCAATGAGAATCAATAAACAAAGCAAAGCATGTAAAATGTTGCTGACGTCACCTCTATTGCGAATTGCTGTGCCGATTTTGCTGAGGTGACAGTGCCATAActgcaagctatctcaggagccCGCTCCTCTGCGTCTGGCCTCGGTGATGTCACTTCCGACTTGCTGAAAGTTTAATTTGAATTTTTCCGCGGATATTTTAAGCAGAGTGAGCTACTCCTTATGGTATTCCTGAATCGCCAGATCCTTGAAGGTTGCAAAAGTTGTGCTCCTattgaaaaataaatgttttgGTCATGTTCGAGAGAAAATTTGCTGGATATTTATTACATCTTCGCAGGCGAAAATATCAGAGGGGCTCACTTCTATCAGTTTAGCCCAGTTTATTCCTCGCAGGAACACACTTTCCGTCAGATTGGCTTTCGAAGACGACAATTGTCTTCCAATCAATGTGGTCTATATAGTCAACGAACGTTTCTTCTAGAGAGAAAAATGCGTCTGGCTGAGCGGTCGATAAAGATCTTCGATCAGGTCTCTTCATATATTAGTAATGCGCATTACAGTGTCGACCACAGGCTTTTCTTCTTTCTATTGATAAACTGACACATGCTGAAATGTCTTTATTCCTGGCTTGAGGAATTTCTTTCAGTAAGAGAACTCTTTTTCTTTAAAGGCTGTCTCTAAATCCCCAAGTACAGGATGCTAAGAGGTGTTCCTGAATGTTCTATCTTTTCCCCGTTCCCCTTCAGTATTCGCCTGTATTCGATTCAGCATCGTGATGATGTCCACCTATATGTGTATGCAAAAAGCCGTTGCGTTTTCTTTCTTCGTGTACACACGCCCATCCCCTGTACCTTGCTCTGCAATGTTATTACTCCCAAAGAGACCTCTGGCTTTTTCTCCTTTCCTTCTCACTAAACATCAGCAAGTGTttgattcttctttctttctgttgcTCAATCAGTGTCCACATCCCTTTCGTTCCGCCAGGAGCGGATCGCTCACTCGATTGCCTTCAGTGTTTcgctgttttcctttttcttgagTGGTGCTTATGGCATCAGTACATAGGTTTGCAACGATGCATCTTAGACCTGCCAGCCTCATATCGAGCGCATCTTTCGTAAGGCGGAGTGCGCCTTGGTCTGCTGCGTAATGCCAGCAAAACAAGGTCTGGCATGCGACGAGAATCGTTTGTTATGATGTATAAGCATTACATCCCCCATCTCTTTGGCTTTGGCTGGTTCCTGTTTTTCTGGGTGTGCTGCCTACAATCCTCGTCCTCTACTACTTCTCGAGAAGCTGGCGTTCGGGCCATGCCTGGGTTTGCGTTGCGGCAGATAATCTTCTTTACTCTGAGGCTGGCGTCCTTCCGGAAAAATTCTGGCTTCAACAGCGTACGGTTAACTCCTTCTTAAAATTATATTGTTGTTGCTTTCCCTCCTTCGCAAAATATTTATATGTCTTCTGCAGATTTAGTAATCTGGTTAGGTTTGCTTCGTGTCGAAAGGGCGGGTAGTCTTAGGTGAGACACATTTCTTGTAGTTGCAAGTAAGACGTGCGTTGCTTCGTCCCTGCCAGTAACCTCTCATTCCAATTTTTCGTGTTTCAACATTTAACTTAATCATGAATCTTGCAAAATCACCTGCTGTGCCCACCTGGGCGAGAATCATAGAGGACCACTGCAGGCCAGTATACCCGTGCCTCAGAATTACCGACATACCGATACTGCGCAATGACAGGAAAAGGGCTGCGTAGCCAGTTATGCATCCCAGCTTCgctgtgcttttttttattttgcctgatttttttattttgcctgaTTATTTTGCCTGGATGGTGCTACATATCCATGctttcattcgtttttttttcagtgcgggCAGGAAATGTTGCTTCAATGAAACTAAATTGCCACCACTGGACGCTCTCAATGCGGAGGGGCAGGAGCAAGCGCAGTTCACGGCAGTGCActaaaaattgaaataaaatgaaattcttTGTCCTTCTTGCTAATGAATATCGGTGGAAGCCAAAGCCACGTTCTTTCCAGACGTATTGACTCTAGACTGGCATCAAAATAACTGACTGCAGTAATCTTTAAAAGTATGACCAACAGCTTCCGCTGCAGCTCAAGTACTGACGCTCATCTGCTGCACAACCTTCGTGTAGACTAAGGTAGAGAGAGGGTAGGCAGGTGGTTTCTTGACACTTAGAAAGAGACAAGGAGAGGAAggctcagggtgcttgccaacgtttcaacaagagtATTTGTCTTAGCcggggcaaagcgttcatcattggcagggtttaaatagggtcttcattccgaggaggaaggcccggtgagaGGGAGGAGGGCGTGAAAtgggaagggtgttaggatggggagTGGCAGTATGGTTTAGGCATAATGGCTACTAAGCAGGATTAACCGGCTGACCTGCAaaacagttaaaagaaaaagGCCAGCTCAGCACAAAGGATTGAGGGATAGTGCAGTTTGGAGAGATAGCGAACGTGGGTTTGAAAGGATGTGTGTCCAGCTGCGACAGATGGCTTGGTATGACTGACTGCTTTCAGCTGAAAACGtcggataaaggaattaagcagcatgacTCTAGATTGTTTTTCAAGGGTGGGCTAAGTTACGCCGTCCTGCCGATCCTACAAACGTCAGGTGACTGCGGCCACTGAGCACCCTCCTATTTCCTTTCTCAAGAACCGAAGGAAAGCACAGCGAAGTGGCCGCATTAGCGTCCTGCTGTTGTTAGGCGAGAGGAGATGAGCTTGAAACGGTAGTATGAAAGCCATTGGTGTTAGACGTGTAGCCACGCCACCGATGTTACCTTCGTGTCTTTGATGTTTCAAATGGCTTAAGCGAACTGTTTGTCCTGAGTGTACAATTTCTCGCTCTGCAATCATAGCGAACGACAACCAAGGCTGCAAAACGTGGCCCGTCTACGATTTCAGTTATACCGCTCTTCTAGAATTGTTGACACATTGGTGGAAGTGAGTTACCCAGTCAATAAATATCGCGCATTGGACACCCGTGAAACTACAGAGGCCAACCGAAATTCGGTAAGCAGCATTGATTATTAggcaacataaaaaaaacagcacgtcCTTGTATCTTAAAATCTGTACGAATCATCCGCGCTGCACTTTCTCGTTAAGTCTAGCCGCAATGGGATCCTTCGTGGTCACGCCAAGAGGAAGTTAAGAATATGCGCAGCTTTTGGATCGTTTTGTagggtttattgtcccaaagctactcaggctatgagggacggcgtggggacgggttccggaaatttcgaccatctggggttctttaacgtgccctgatcatccaacagtacaccggcctctagaatttcgcctccatcgaaattcgaccgccgcggccaggatcgaacccgcgtctttcgggtgagcagtcgagcgccataaccactgagccaatgcggcggcgGCCTTTTGGATCGTTCGCGCAGATGCAAGTGAAGGAAATAAGCATAGTATTATGCTGGTGCAGCATTGAGGATGGTAACTGTCGTTTGTATACGGCAGGTCTAAATGTATGACGGTAGCGATTTGGGCGAATTGGTATACCATGACGAAAAAACTCGCGCCAGGAATACAGTACAAGAAAAAGAGGAGGACACCAATAGCGCATGTAGTGTCCTCTTCATTTTGTCCTTTCTTTGGAGGGCAACCTTTTTGTTCTAATTCTATACGCAAAGGTTCTGCATGTATTGATAGCTAAGTATCTCGCAGAACATATACGCAATCGTGGGTGCAGCAGCTCAGCGCCTTCCATGGTCAGCCGTTCCCCATCACTCCGTCGAGTGAGCGAATGCAAGCAGTACGTAACTGTGCTGGTGTCCGTTGGATGTTCCATCAAAACTGTGCGCCTTCCTACGCCTGCTGATGCGCGAGCCATGGTGCGTTCAGGGCTCGCCTGTCGATTTCAACATTCTGTAAGCATCGTAGTGAGCTTATCTGTGCTATCGCATTTCATCGCCTTCTGGAATAGAATCAGCAGGCACTGgcaaaatttttgcttgttttgtcGAGTTCTCTTAAACTTCATAAACGCACTCCTCAGAATAAGCAGTAGGCGGCTTATGTACACCTTTCCAACGAAGCACCTGCGGTGGGCGGCATTtttaaatggatggatggatggatggatggatggatacggctgaaccctttacatcgggcggtggctcaagccacctagccatgtcttgtgaaattttactcctgtcttgcttttagccaccaatcagataaccttcgcttggttacttctaacctcttaaaatccactttcccttcactatccctaaaccccaatgccttgggtaagtcagccccgctgccttccactgtagggtgaagccctttacagaaaagtatcaagtgttcagccgtttcctcctcctctccgcacgcaatgcacaaagtgtctatctcctggtacctgactctgtacttcttagtccgcaaaactccagtcctggcctcaaacaacaaagaacttcccctacaattatcatagatattttctttgacaatttcctgtttaaaggtccggtatgtttctagtgccgatttcgtcagcatccctgttttccacaaagctctctctgttcctttaacctttttcttaaccgataattgctgatttgcccccttactgctgtccagatatttgcttgtcaattttctagttcgctttctccatttcgtgtcaacattctttatatacaggtatctgaaaactttcctagcccaccgctatCCCTCCACGAAAAGGGCGACACCTAGCGGCGGCGCAATCTTGGACGGCCTGCGTCCGTGCACTACGTTGGTGTTTGCATAGCTTGCTGCGTCTCCTCTTGGTTTTCGCCCACAACCTGCGACTGTTTTTGctagcagttctttttttttaatttcgtgatTTTTGAAACGTCTCTGCGCTCGAAGGCACGGTTGTACTTGATTGCGGACTGTTTGGACGCCGATCTCACTGTGCGCGATTGCCCGATGGCCTCGACGGACACAGCCGTACGCACGCTGCCGTCGTGCACGGTGGTACCTCAGCAAACAAACTTGTGGACATTGGAGGTAAGACGTCTTTTTGCACTATTTGATGACTGTcagccaccgactccgcttcgttGCTTGCGCAGAAAGACCGACGCGGTACCCACCCGTCACTTGTATATGCCTTGCGTTACGTTACGCGTGGATCCCGCAGATGCGTTGATCGCGATATTAAATACGCCAAATGGCCTTTAACCGGGTACGATATGTGCGCAGAATAGAGTGACGAGGCGAGGACAGCGGTTTTTACTAAATCGTAGGGGCAAGGCGAAATACGCGACAGCCAAAaatcagtttttctttttttcattcggaGCCTGCCCACTTCGGCTGAGTGAGCACTCCCGTCTGTGCTGTCACCTCGGTCTGCGCGGCAGTCCACAAAGCATGCAAGTGGATATTTGTCCCCCGAGTGATTCTCCGCTGAACGCTGAAGCGGAGGAAAGGGGATCTACGTGACCGAAAGCCTGTACCAAGCAGGACATGAAACTAGCCGTACAGAGCACCCTCCCGCTGCTGGCACAGACTGCCGTTAACCCTTCATGTAATTTAACTTTTCAAGGGCTCTATCTCACAGAAAAATGAATAACATTACGGATGTGAAGAGCCCAGCGGCGTGCTGCAGAGATTGAGGAGAGGCGAAGGTTAACAACGCGCGAGAGAGCAGCCACTCCGAACTGCGCAAGGAAGCAAGCGATACGGGCAAAATCTTCGCGCGGCGGGGCCTCCTTCGCATGGGATTTCGTTCGGAAGTTTGATTATGTGAACAGTTTACTTCCGAGGTTGTGTATGCGGCTGCACTGCCAGAAGGGGCTTCCAGTGCCGTAGAATGCATATTGCGGGCGACTAGCATACTGCGATACTTTCTTCCCGCTCCAGAGTCACAACGAAGCACAGCTGACAGCTATCCGTTGTGTAATGCGTTGTGGCTATCCGCCATAGTCAGATGCGCGTGCCTGATTACGAGCGTGGCCTCTAGCGCTCCTGCTATGCATACACTGAGTATGCATGGTACTTATCGCCAAATACGGTTTGCTGTCTAGCTTGCCTTTTTTTCTACCATTAGACGAAAATAAGTAATGCCAGGAGTACAAATGTAGATTATGTGCATGAGTGAAGAATTTTTGTTTCGGCAAATATAGTATGAACAGTGCTAGGCAGGGGCATTCATACTGTGGCAATAAATCGCCAGCGTTATTCTGTAAATGGATGCAATATTGCAAAAGTAGCAATGCAAGATTTATGAGGCGCAAGCAACTTTTGTCATGTTACTCGCTAGAATTATTTTGCCAGATGTACTCAAAAAGCCATGGGCATTAATGATTCATTTTTTCCCATATCTTACTTTCCGACAACTGCACATACAAACATCCAGAAGGCATTGCAGCCTGGATAGACGAAACCCGGGAATGGCCCTCGATCTGCAGCCCAGATGTTGTGTTCTACCTGCTTGACTCGAAAGCCTGGGACCTGCAGGCAATGAGGAACTACAGGTCACTAGAGTCATACAATTATAGGCAGAGtggatatgaaggaaaaatattatTCCACAAAATATCTGCTGATGCTCGTTATGTCAAGGCAGCGGTGTGCCCATCGCAGTCCGTAAATGCTGCTCCAAGAAATGCCTGGGCATGTGTTAAACGCACAGGAGAAGTGGAGACTGCAGGGTGCTCATGTATGGCTGGCAACGGCAAAACATGCAGCCATGTAGGCGTCCTGCTTTGGAAAGTGCAAATCGGTGTCTCTGAAGGACTAACTGGCACTTCATGCACAGACAAAGCTGCATTTTGGAATAGCGGCACTAAGCGCAATGTGGAGCCTGCCATGCTGGAGCACATTGACTTCAAGCTGCAGAAAGGGACTGTCGATGGCTCTTCAAGAAAACGCCCCAGACCACGATTTGTACCCATGACTCAAGAGGAAATTCAAAAAATGCACGAAGAACCACCGTATGCTGAACTTTTCACCTTTCCAGGTACGCCAGAAAATGTCTTAAATCAAATTATGTTCATGAAACAAAACATAAGCAAAATATTTTCATCCTCAGTTCATTTCATGAATCAGTATGACAGAAATTTTCAAATGGTGTTTACTTCAGATTAGCATAATGTAACCCAAATACTTTCAAAATTGGAGCGGTTCTGAATGTAGCCTGCTTTTGTCCTAGTTTTCAGAGCGAAGCTAGGCATTCATTGCAATTAATTATTGCAACCAGCATTTAATTACTGAAACACAGGTAATGCAGTGCCAGCGGCCATAGATTTGGATATGTGGCTTTCCTATTGTATCAGGCGGTTCTTATATAAAAAAATCTTCGTTAGTGTCCTAGCCAGTTATGTAGGAAGCCATACAGTCTTCTTAGTCTTCATAGAGATATCCACAAAATCAGTCTATGCTTGGTTCTTTCCACCTCACCAACCACAGCATATCTGTTCCTCCGATATCCGCCATATCAGTGGCAGCCAAACTGGCATGTGGTGGCCGCAGCGGCGGAAGACCAAGGGCCTGCTCAAATGACATCGCCATTGTTATTGTTTTTATGCAGGCACAGTACTCTACGAGTCACTACATGCACCAGACAGGTAGCTGAAGACTCCACCTCTGCGTGTGAAAGCTACTCACGGCGACCACAATGACAACAGCTGCACACAGTGCGAGCGGTTCTACGACAAGTACGTGGCTTTATCGCCTCTCGCAGCCAGTGCTCTGGAGCTTGAGACTGTCAGCAAAGCTACCTCACTGTGGCAATTTTCACGCAAGCTGCGTTTGACTGCCTCCAATGTAAGCAAAGTGCCAAAAAAGGCTCAACAAGTTGTGAGAAGGCAGCTACGAGAATGCTGAATCCAACATTCATTGGGAACGCAGCAACAAAGCATGGAAAAAAGatggagctgttacgtttggagacgccaacatgccaagaatattaaagccactgggactcatcaatctaccgaggcttcaaagggccgtcgatgtggttgcagcgctacgagtgcaggtggtggcgtctacaagggtcattccccccccccctgctgtttaaggggtgaaacggctccccgctgtctgagaaaggctttagtgaacctgtcttttgttctcaacgccggaccaacccgggacatttttctcccggaggggacggcgggggagccggcgagcggtggaactgcaaatcagccgtgacaaatgcggccgggtttggctaagccaacgtctctggaatcttcgtgcttcgaaaacaacttcgacttggactgtgctttcccacgctctacgtgacagcttctgcgaactgcggtgggatccattcgcccccacactaccgctgtgaagtgcaggtgactgaccttcaacgctctcaatgggacccccttcgggctattcatcactgaagcctggacagcgcggacactaatctgccagaagtggcaagagtgtgtggatgggggcggacccggaagactggacacgtgatctacatcacagtgattcgacgcatttttaatgaactagattccccaactagggacctggggacagcggaccctatttaagcagcgatctggcgtgtgttcgccagctcccgattcactctttcaatctttgtataaatgtaaataaacccttcagtctctccttcacctcgaagaccctctcatctcttcgtcaaccccactacagcagtctcccgatccggaacccggggacaccgaccttggcgagagacggcacaggcgaaccaggggcccgcatctaacaactggtggcagcggtgggatcgaagcgtaatcccccaacaccggtggcctgctacgggagagaagccccacacctaacaactggttggcagcggttggatcgaccatgcggcgtggtgttgcttccgtgggtgagtgcttgaactttgcttgagattcgccaggcttcaattgtttgggttaatacattgaactgctgggaatcgagggaagttgttcagtgagacaagtgtgtgtagctcacgtcaacagttgtgcAGCAAAGTTCAAGGCTCGGAACAgtaaacatggatctaatgaagttgctaaggtcagatttgctgtcattgtgtgaagagttgggtgtagatgtagaGGAGAAGATGAAAAAGTCACACATTTGCACATTGCTCTTGGAAACGGCCAATGAAGAAACAGTtagcgatacgtgggaactcctcaaagcggagcgaaagaaaaaggaagatgagcgaaagaaagaggaagatgagcgaaagaaagaggaagatgagcgggagcgaaagagagaggaaactgagcgccaacggctagtggccgagcgagaggaacgggagctcagaaggttgcagcttgcgaaTGACCAAAAGAAACTGGAATGTGAGAGTTCGAGAGGCATGACTCCAGAGAGAGTGAGTCAGGCCGAATCGTTTCCTATGGACAGATTGATGCAGCCGTATAAGATTGGCGAGGATCTTGGTTATTACCTCGTGAATTTCGAGAGGACGTGTGAGAAACGGGGTTACGCTAAGGAGACCTGGCCACAAAAGCTACTAATGGTGTTACCCTGTGAGGCGGCCACTATAGTCGCGAGGCTTGACGCGAAAGATgccgatgactacgagaaggtgaaAGCGAGTTTGCTAAGAAAGTACCGACTTTCGGCAGAAGAATTCCGACAGCGGTTCAGAGGTGCCAGCAAGAGAAGCAGCGAGAGCTATGCAGAATTCGCATTCAGTTTGAAGGCCAACCTTACAGAGTGGTTGAAGGGCGCGGAGGCATATGACACCAAAGATAAGGTTGTCGAATGTGTAGGCCTCGAGCAGTTCTATAACAGTATCCCTGAGGCCGTTAAGTTATGGGTGCAAGACAGAGAAAATGTGAGCACAGTGGAGAAAGCTGCAGAACTAGCGGACGAATATGCAACACGGAGAAAGCTGAGTTCCGAGTCAAGCGAGTCTGAAAAGAAAGCGTTCGGTTTAAGGAAGCGTTTCATTCCCAAAAATCGATCGCAATTTAGGAATCGCGAGACAGTTGAGGGCATTAAACAGGCCCCAGAAAAAACTGAGGATCGTGCCAAGCAGGCCGGAGCTCAGAAAGCATTGACgaaggagttcgaggccaggaagCCGTTCCGTTGTTTCAACTGTCAGGAAACTGGACATATTGCAGCAAGGTGTACGAAGACGCGATTAGCTTTCTCATATGCCAACGACAGTGATGAGAATTTGGAACTTCTGCGTCCATATATTCACGAACTCCAAGTAAATGGAAAATTGTGCAGGGTCCTTCGGGACAGCGGGGCAACAATGGACATTGTTCACCCCTCATATGTCAAGGAGGAAGACTTTACTGGGGAAGTAGCATGGATAAGACAGGTACTAGAAAATCAGAGTGTGTGCCTCCCTATGGCAAGGGTGGTGATTTCCGGCCCGTTCGGCGAGCTAGCGACAGAAGCCGCCGTCTCGTCGGCTGTTTCATTGCAGTACCCGTATCTATTCTCCAATAAGTCAAATCAGCTGCTTTGCGATCGAGGTCAGAAGCTGGCTGAGGGGACAGTGAAAGCCCTGACTAGGTCCAAATCACGCGAGCTTGCTTCCAAGCTTAGGTACAGCCAGGAATCAGAGGCAACTGGTGAGAGGGAGGGAATT comes from the Amblyomma americanum isolate KBUSLIRL-KWMA chromosome 1, ASM5285725v1, whole genome shotgun sequence genome and includes:
- the LOC144120563 gene encoding uncharacterized protein LOC144120563 translates to MDLMKLLRSDLLSLCEELGVDVEEKMKKSHICTLLLETANEETVSDTWELLKAERKKKEDERKKEEDERKKEEDERERKREETERQRLVAEREERELRRLQLANDQKKLECESSRGMTPERVSQAESFPMDRLMQPYKIGEDLGYYLVNFERTCEKRGYAKETWPQKLLMVLPCEAATIVARLDAKDADDYEKVKASLLRKYRLSAEEFRQRFRGASKRSSESYAEFAFSLKANLTEWLKGAEAYDTKDKVVECVGLEQFYNSIPEAVKLWVQDRENVSTVEKAAELADEYATRRKLSSESSESEKKAFGLRKRFIPKNRSQFRNRETVEGIKQAPEKTEDRAKQAGAQKALTKEFEARKPFRCFNCQETGHIAARCTKTRLAFSYANDSDENLELLRPYIHELQVNGKLCRVLRDSGATMDIVHPSYVKEEDFTGEVAWIRQVLENQSVCLPMARVVISGPFGELATEAAVSSAVSLQYPYLFSNKSNQLLCDRGQKLAEGTVKALTRSKSRELASKLRYSQESEATGEREGIPEIAEPSKENAVRAHEQQQEPVTEGSPIDASLQEACSPDSMLLPTSLCMDRLLRVDRDSLITEQERDPSLSKLHFTAKEGIARRNVTLHHKGGLLYRHYRDKKGKTLDQLVVPEKYRSDLLGLCHGNSWSGHLGVNKTKERLLGEYYWPGCFRDAERYVQSCDACQRTGKPGERWKAPLKLVPLISEPFRRLVIDTVGPLPRTKSGYKYVLTMICPATKFPEAVPLKELSSAEIVDGLLSVFARIGFPAEIQADQGTVFTSALTTTFLQRCGVRLIHSSVYHPQSNSVEKWHSVLKRVLRASCYEHKDDWESCLPATLFALRTVPHEATGFTPAELVYGRALRSPLRMLREMWEGTGESQSVVEYVLQLLNRLSATRELVDRNLKTAQDTAKKYYDKNARLRTFKTGDHLDVRDELDTVERYNQICLM
- the LOC144120555 gene encoding uncharacterized protein LOC144120555, whose amino-acid sequence is LLSDNCTYKHPEGIAAWIDETREWPSICSPDVVFYLLDSKAWDLQAMRNYRSLESYNYRQSGYEGKILFHKISADARYVKAAVCPSQSVNAAPRNAWACVKRTGEVETAGCSCMAGNGKTCSHVGVLLWKVQIGVSEGLTGTSCTDKAAFWNSGTKRNVEPAMLEHIDFKLQKGTVDGSSRKRPRPRFVPMTQEEIQKMHEEPPYAELFTFPGTVLYESLHAPDR